In Thermorudis peleae, a genomic segment contains:
- a CDS encoding FAD-binding oxidoreductase, protein MEKQELVDRLRSIVGPDGVIADPDELLVYEYDGSDEAFAGNHRPDVAVLPTSAEQVQAVVRFAVEQGIPITPRGAGTGLAGAAVAARGGILVVLTRMNRILEVNERDGYAIVEPGVINLELSTFTQPRGYFFAPDPASQRACTIGGNVANNSGGPHCLKYGVTTNHILGLEVVLPNGDRIWTGSPAPESPGDLTGILVGSEGTLGIVTKVLVRLTRLPETVNVLLAAFPDIRSASEAVSGIIAAGMLPAALEMMDHLTIQAVEAAFHAGYPTEAGAALLIELDGLAEIVAEHTEQVKELCRVHGATEVRIARTKQERDLLWLGRKSALGAMGRLAPNYYLVDTTVPRSKLPDTMSYVEDLSRDYRLQIANVFHAGDGNLHPLVLFDRYQPGSIERVLRATTDLLQYCVDVGGTLSGEHGIGLEKRDYMTLVFTTEDLCAMAGLKRSFDPRELFNPEKVFPSGFSCGEVNQYYQQVQARRLGLEYV, encoded by the coding sequence ATGGAGAAACAAGAGCTCGTTGATCGGCTCCGGTCCATTGTTGGACCAGACGGAGTCATCGCTGATCCAGATGAATTACTCGTGTATGAGTACGATGGCTCGGATGAGGCATTTGCCGGAAACCACCGACCCGATGTCGCTGTCTTACCGACGTCGGCTGAGCAGGTGCAGGCTGTTGTGCGATTTGCTGTCGAGCAAGGTATTCCCATTACCCCGCGCGGAGCGGGTACTGGACTTGCTGGCGCTGCTGTAGCAGCTCGTGGCGGCATTCTGGTTGTGCTGACCCGGATGAACCGCATTCTCGAAGTCAACGAACGAGATGGCTATGCGATTGTTGAACCTGGGGTCATTAACCTGGAGTTGAGTACCTTTACGCAGCCGCGCGGCTATTTCTTTGCTCCTGATCCTGCATCGCAGCGTGCATGCACAATTGGCGGTAATGTCGCCAATAATTCGGGTGGCCCACATTGCTTGAAGTATGGCGTTACCACGAACCATATCCTTGGACTTGAAGTGGTCTTGCCTAATGGCGATCGAATCTGGACCGGGAGCCCTGCTCCTGAATCCCCCGGTGATTTGACTGGTATTCTGGTCGGTTCTGAAGGTACGCTTGGGATTGTAACCAAGGTGCTTGTGCGCCTGACTCGGCTTCCTGAAACGGTCAATGTACTCCTCGCAGCATTTCCCGATATTCGCTCGGCGTCAGAGGCGGTTTCGGGGATTATCGCCGCTGGCATGCTACCAGCTGCCCTTGAAATGATGGATCACTTGACCATTCAGGCTGTCGAAGCGGCCTTTCATGCAGGCTATCCGACTGAGGCAGGCGCCGCGCTCTTGATCGAACTTGATGGCTTAGCCGAGATTGTGGCGGAACATACCGAGCAGGTCAAAGAGCTATGCCGAGTCCACGGAGCAACTGAAGTACGCATAGCACGCACCAAACAAGAGCGTGACCTGCTTTGGCTCGGGAGGAAGTCGGCGTTAGGTGCCATGGGACGGCTTGCTCCCAACTATTACCTCGTTGATACGACAGTGCCACGAAGCAAGTTGCCTGACACAATGAGCTATGTCGAAGATCTCAGCCGTGACTATCGCTTGCAGATTGCTAACGTTTTCCATGCTGGCGATGGCAACCTGCATCCGCTGGTCCTCTTCGACCGCTATCAGCCGGGCTCCATTGAGCGCGTCTTACGCGCAACCACTGACTTGCTGCAGTACTGCGTCGATGTTGGAGGTACTCTCTCTGGGGAACATGGTATCGGCCTCGAGAAGCGCGACTATATGACGCTAGTCTTTACTACTGAAGATCTCTGTGCAATGGCTGGACTCAAGCGCAGCTTTGATCCGCGTGAGCTTTTCAATCCCGAAAAGGTCTTCCCCTCCGGCTTCTCGTGTGGTGAAGTGAATCAGTACTACCAGCAGGTGCAGGCGCGTCGCCTGGGGCTTGAATATGTGTAA
- a CDS encoding FAD-binding oxidoreductase, protein MAATPVLQQLTQFGEVLDPQAYQLDGLTPQLALAPLTIDALRDVLHVAAEAGLAVVPWGGGTHIGLGNVPRAFDLALDLRHLNHIVSYTPHDLTVAVEAGVTVATLQRELGRHGQMLPLDCATPERTTIGGLVASGLGGPRRYGYGSLRDLLIGITVALPNGQLSRGGGMVVKNVSGYDMMRLHYGALGSFGVIVQVNFKVLPAPRAQRTVLAGYATLDQAADLAMAVRTSQLAPTALIVLNASAQRTLGEHVEGWSVALRCEGPPQAVERQAERISALVREHGGREWVLDDQQTEQYWARVASLIDAAPCEQGLRVRIGERPSSFSDIIPTIEAACTAVRVHPTLVLDVGSGLGYVTIDDELPPVAFQRLWERLCTLGQHVTLLRAPAAFKAGIDVFGRSPASLAVLRALKATFDPSAVLNPGRYVGKL, encoded by the coding sequence ATGGCGGCGACTCCAGTCTTGCAGCAGTTAACGCAGTTCGGTGAAGTCCTTGACCCGCAAGCGTATCAGCTTGACGGGCTCACTCCCCAGCTTGCACTTGCCCCTTTGACCATTGATGCGTTACGTGACGTATTGCATGTGGCCGCCGAAGCTGGATTAGCCGTTGTTCCCTGGGGCGGTGGAACGCACATTGGCCTTGGGAATGTTCCCCGCGCATTCGATCTTGCGCTCGACCTTCGCCATCTTAACCATATCGTCAGCTACACACCTCACGATCTTACTGTCGCGGTCGAGGCTGGGGTAACTGTTGCCACGCTACAGCGCGAGCTTGGCCGTCATGGGCAGATGCTTCCACTCGACTGTGCGACCCCTGAACGTACCACCATTGGTGGGTTAGTCGCCTCAGGGTTGGGAGGGCCACGACGCTATGGCTATGGCTCGCTGCGAGATCTTCTCATCGGTATTACAGTCGCCCTCCCAAATGGCCAACTCTCTCGTGGTGGAGGAATGGTTGTCAAGAATGTTTCCGGTTATGACATGATGCGCCTCCATTACGGTGCACTTGGCAGTTTTGGTGTGATTGTGCAAGTGAATTTCAAGGTCTTGCCTGCACCACGAGCACAGCGGACAGTGCTTGCTGGCTATGCAACACTTGACCAAGCGGCTGACCTAGCAATGGCAGTCCGAACGTCGCAATTGGCTCCAACGGCGCTGATTGTGCTCAATGCCTCGGCGCAGCGCACTCTTGGTGAACACGTTGAAGGCTGGAGCGTCGCGTTGCGTTGTGAGGGCCCGCCCCAAGCCGTGGAACGACAGGCTGAACGGATTTCTGCGCTCGTGCGTGAGCATGGTGGCCGAGAGTGGGTGTTGGACGATCAGCAAACAGAGCAGTACTGGGCACGCGTTGCAAGTCTCATCGACGCTGCCCCCTGTGAGCAGGGGCTCCGCGTTCGGATTGGCGAACGCCCGTCATCGTTCAGTGACATCATCCCAACGATTGAAGCTGCCTGTACTGCTGTCAGGGTGCATCCGACGCTTGTTCTTGATGTTGGCTCTGGACTTGGGTACGTGACGATTGACGATGAGCTGCCTCCCGTAGCCTTCCAGCGATTGTGGGAGCGCCTGTGTACCCTTGGGCAACATGTCACGCTTTTGCGTGCTCCAGCTGCATTCAAGGCAGGCATCGATGTCTTTGGTCGCAGTCCAGCGAGTCTTGCTGTGTTGCGGGCGCTCAAGGCAACGTTCGATCCGAGTGCTGTCCTCAATCCTGGCCGCTACGTCGGAAAATTGTAG
- a CDS encoding (Fe-S)-binding protein — MAVATEAPDTRVVHGFHGKDAPDFDLIRQCVHCGFCLPSCPTYRITGRERSSPRGRIWLMKSVAEGRLDLLDPLFEEEMTLCLNCRACEAVCPSGVHYGAIVEASRAQIVQHRPQRFKERLFRFVGFQVLLRNMTRFRLANRMLRLYQRSPLRSLVRRSGILRLLGLEHAESLMPTISQHFVVPTGQFYPAQGERRGRVALFTGCVMSTAYAHVHEATIRVLTRNGFDVVLAPGQGCCGALHVHSGEPETGRILARQNIDALESPYFDAIIVNAAGCGAMLKEYPQLLRADHRYAERAQRFASKVRDAIEFLVERGLSVSPGPLPWRVTLQEPCHLAHAQRITQQPRQLLGAIPGLQLIEMAESSLCCGSAGIYNLLRPQMASALLDRKLRNALATGADVIVSANPGCMLQLEAGLRERGAEVPVLHLLEVLDRAYGAEQQASAATA, encoded by the coding sequence ATGGCAGTTGCGACGGAAGCCCCAGATACGCGGGTGGTACATGGTTTTCATGGTAAAGATGCGCCGGATTTTGATCTCATCCGGCAATGCGTGCACTGTGGATTCTGCTTACCCTCCTGCCCGACCTATCGCATCACTGGACGTGAACGCTCCTCTCCCCGAGGGCGCATCTGGTTAATGAAATCTGTCGCTGAGGGGCGACTCGATTTGCTTGATCCGCTTTTTGAAGAGGAGATGACCTTATGCCTGAACTGTCGCGCGTGTGAAGCCGTTTGCCCGTCAGGCGTGCACTATGGCGCGATTGTCGAGGCATCGCGCGCACAAATCGTGCAGCATCGCCCTCAGCGCTTCAAAGAGCGACTCTTTCGCTTTGTAGGCTTTCAGGTATTGCTCCGGAACATGACACGGTTTCGGTTGGCGAACCGGATGTTGCGCCTGTACCAACGATCGCCCCTCCGATCGTTGGTGCGACGCTCTGGGATCCTGCGGCTCCTTGGCTTGGAACATGCAGAGTCGCTCATGCCGACGATAAGCCAGCATTTTGTTGTTCCTACGGGTCAGTTCTATCCTGCACAAGGGGAACGGCGCGGACGTGTCGCGCTTTTCACTGGCTGCGTGATGAGCACGGCTTATGCCCATGTCCATGAGGCGACGATTCGAGTGCTGACGCGTAATGGCTTTGATGTTGTCCTTGCACCTGGTCAAGGGTGTTGTGGAGCATTGCATGTCCATAGTGGAGAGCCAGAAACTGGGCGAATTCTTGCCCGGCAGAATATCGATGCACTTGAGAGCCCATATTTTGATGCGATTATTGTGAATGCCGCCGGCTGTGGTGCCATGCTGAAGGAATATCCGCAACTCCTGCGCGCAGATCATCGCTATGCTGAACGAGCGCAGCGCTTTGCAAGCAAAGTACGCGATGCCATTGAGTTCCTTGTCGAACGAGGGCTGAGCGTATCGCCTGGCCCATTGCCATGGCGGGTGACGCTTCAGGAACCGTGTCACCTTGCACATGCCCAGCGCATTACGCAGCAGCCTCGTCAGTTGCTTGGCGCAATTCCAGGTCTGCAGCTTATTGAGATGGCTGAATCTTCGTTATGCTGCGGTAGCGCTGGAATTTACAATCTCCTGCGACCACAGATGGCTTCGGCGTTACTCGACCGCAAGCTGCGCAATGCGCTTGCAACCGGTGCTGATGTCATTGTGTCAGCAAATCCTGGCTGTATGCTGCAACTTGAGGCTGGGCTCCGTGAACGTGGTGCTGAGGTTCCTGTCCTCCACCTGTTGGAAGTGCTTGACCGAGCATATGGGGCTGAACAGCAGGCTTCGGCTGCTACGGCATAA
- a CDS encoding carboxypeptidase-like regulatory domain-containing protein, which produces MRRIVLSLLAVALLWSVGGTHALAADTGTIQGTVKNGTPGGGSVAGLTVTLRRFNGADLVQQYTATVDEQGHFAFSGLPVVDGEAYIAVVNYKGVQYVSSMLQLTQNPSQTADITVYETSRDASTVRIDSRSLVIAGAVPEQRLLEIMDIIIVTNTGDHTYIGDDTGTVLRIPLPEGAQEISPQADPAVDFGQPRLDNGTLVTTGPVPPGTHNLVLSYAVPYNGTQATLAVGTAMPTGTLRVLVRNGTYDLSSRSLFDNGTVNVSGVDYHVLAVDAPIVGDRLVITVSKLPRAGGGGLSQTVTLAIVGAIGGAGFVVALILLLLVLQRRRTQLHTAPAGSQATEAEPREVSPDDERLELAAALNRLDMQRDAGEIDESTYVRERAALQERLRALLLRERGLDELVSH; this is translated from the coding sequence ATGCGACGAATCGTCCTCTCTCTCCTTGCTGTGGCGCTTCTGTGGTCAGTCGGTGGAACGCATGCACTTGCAGCTGATACCGGTACGATCCAAGGCACAGTGAAGAACGGCACGCCAGGAGGCGGAAGTGTTGCCGGTCTGACCGTAACGTTGCGCCGGTTCAATGGTGCTGATCTCGTGCAGCAGTATACCGCGACAGTGGATGAGCAAGGACATTTTGCATTTTCCGGACTACCTGTTGTTGATGGTGAAGCGTATATCGCAGTTGTGAACTATAAAGGCGTTCAATATGTCAGCTCCATGCTGCAACTTACCCAGAACCCTAGTCAGACTGCTGATATTACGGTGTATGAAACATCTCGCGATGCCAGTACAGTTCGTATCGATTCGCGTTCCCTTGTGATCGCCGGTGCGGTGCCTGAGCAACGGTTGTTGGAAATCATGGACATTATTATTGTCACCAATACTGGCGATCATACCTATATTGGTGATGATACTGGCACAGTCTTGCGCATTCCTTTGCCCGAAGGAGCACAGGAGATTAGCCCACAGGCTGACCCTGCAGTTGATTTTGGCCAACCTCGGCTGGATAACGGCACGCTGGTAACAACTGGGCCAGTACCTCCTGGAACCCATAATCTTGTGCTCAGCTATGCAGTTCCCTACAACGGAACACAAGCGACACTCGCAGTTGGGACAGCAATGCCAACCGGCACACTCCGTGTCCTCGTCCGCAACGGGACCTATGACCTCTCTTCGCGGTCCCTTTTCGATAACGGGACCGTTAATGTCAGTGGTGTTGACTATCACGTTCTTGCCGTTGATGCGCCGATTGTTGGCGATCGTCTGGTTATTACGGTCAGCAAGCTTCCGCGAGCTGGGGGTGGTGGGCTGAGCCAGACGGTCACGCTCGCGATCGTTGGAGCAATTGGGGGCGCTGGCTTTGTTGTCGCGCTTATCTTGCTGCTCTTAGTGCTCCAGCGCCGACGTACACAACTGCATACTGCACCGGCTGGTTCGCAAGCAACTGAGGCTGAACCTCGCGAGGTTTCGCCCGACGATGAACGACTTGAATTAGCCGCAGCCTTAAATCGCCTTGACATGCAGCGGGATGCTGGCGAGATTGATGAATCAACGTACGTACGTGAACGTGCTGCACTACAGGAACGACTGCGAGCCTTGCTCTTACGCGAGCGGGGCCTTGACGAGCTTGTGAGCCACTAA
- a CDS encoding alpha/beta hydrolase family protein: MTEKRPLTPEDIYNITLVSDAQIAPNGQWVAYVETRLDREANDYRSSLWLLSRDGQMRRRLTRPDTRVSSPRWSPDGKVIAFLCNRSGTDQVWRIAVDGGEAEPVTALKEAVTWFAWFPDGQRLAVVSKVPAEQEPSTDVVHITWTRYRSDGNPGFVGDRKRQIWIVPLDGSEPQMVTEEAYDHDWVVWSPDGQWLAFVSNRTADRERNTVSEIWALRLEDKTIVPVATGERAYFHRPSWSPDGQRIAFTGHQEPWAGSARNDRLWVASLGGNDLQCLSETLDRAVEDSLLTDTAASTKPGLVWSPDGQWIYAQVSDQGSVHLYRFALDGTAQQVVLGGKRRIVDFSMSQDGQTIAYTVADPLNPCDVYLCAADGSAEQRLTAVNTSFFDGVFLSVPEEHWFTSAAEDAQPIHGWVLKPFGYEEGKQYPLVLEIHGGPHAMYGHAYFHEFQVLAGQGYIVLFTNPRGSQGYGEKFLSCTRGAWGKADLPDLLGAVDAVIATGMVDPERLGVLGGSYGGFMTNWVIGHTKRFRAAVTQRCVSNMVSMYGTSDIGFHFLEYELGGTPWELPERYWELSPIRYVQDMETPLLIIHSEQDYRCPIEQAEQLYIALKRFGRTVEFVRFPNESHGLTRSGKPRHRVEHMEHILRWFQTHLGAN, encoded by the coding sequence GTGACTGAGAAGCGGCCGCTCACGCCGGAGGACATTTACAACATCACGTTGGTCAGTGACGCGCAGATTGCTCCCAATGGTCAATGGGTAGCCTACGTCGAGACTCGCCTTGATCGTGAGGCAAATGACTATCGCTCCTCACTCTGGCTTCTTTCCCGTGATGGCCAAATGCGACGACGTCTGACGCGTCCTGATACACGCGTCAGCTCACCGCGGTGGTCGCCTGATGGGAAAGTGATTGCGTTCCTCTGCAATCGCTCTGGTACCGACCAGGTTTGGCGTATCGCGGTTGATGGCGGCGAGGCCGAACCGGTAACAGCCTTGAAGGAGGCGGTGACCTGGTTTGCATGGTTTCCAGATGGACAACGATTGGCTGTCGTCAGCAAGGTACCGGCTGAGCAAGAACCCTCAACTGATGTTGTGCATATCACCTGGACGCGGTATCGCAGCGATGGAAATCCTGGCTTTGTCGGCGACCGAAAGCGACAGATCTGGATCGTGCCGCTTGATGGTAGTGAGCCGCAAATGGTTACGGAAGAGGCATACGATCACGATTGGGTAGTATGGTCGCCTGATGGACAATGGCTTGCCTTTGTTTCCAATCGTACTGCGGATCGTGAGCGCAATACAGTTAGCGAGATATGGGCACTGCGGCTCGAAGACAAGACAATAGTGCCTGTTGCAACAGGTGAGCGCGCATACTTCCACCGACCCTCGTGGTCTCCTGATGGACAGCGGATTGCATTCACTGGCCACCAGGAGCCGTGGGCTGGCTCGGCGCGGAATGACCGCTTATGGGTCGCGTCGCTTGGAGGCAACGACCTGCAATGCCTAAGTGAGACGCTTGATCGTGCAGTTGAAGATAGCCTCCTTACTGATACTGCGGCAAGCACGAAACCCGGCCTTGTCTGGTCGCCCGATGGACAATGGATTTATGCGCAAGTGAGCGATCAAGGCAGTGTGCATCTCTATCGCTTTGCTCTGGATGGGACGGCCCAGCAGGTCGTGCTCGGCGGGAAGCGTCGTATTGTCGATTTCAGCATGAGTCAGGATGGGCAAACGATTGCCTACACTGTTGCCGACCCCTTGAATCCGTGTGATGTCTATCTGTGTGCTGCTGATGGTTCAGCCGAACAACGCCTAACCGCCGTCAACACGTCTTTCTTTGACGGAGTATTTCTCTCGGTGCCTGAGGAGCATTGGTTTACCAGCGCAGCTGAGGATGCGCAACCGATCCATGGCTGGGTACTCAAGCCATTTGGCTATGAAGAGGGCAAGCAATATCCATTGGTCCTTGAGATTCATGGTGGCCCTCATGCGATGTATGGCCATGCCTATTTTCATGAATTTCAGGTTCTTGCCGGCCAAGGGTATATCGTGCTTTTTACGAATCCCCGTGGAAGCCAAGGATATGGTGAAAAGTTCCTCTCCTGTACCCGTGGGGCATGGGGAAAAGCTGACTTGCCGGACTTACTGGGTGCCGTCGATGCTGTGATCGCGACTGGCATGGTTGATCCGGAACGACTTGGCGTGCTTGGCGGATCGTACGGCGGCTTCATGACGAATTGGGTGATCGGCCATACCAAGCGGTTTCGTGCCGCAGTCACGCAGCGCTGCGTGAGCAATATGGTGAGCATGTATGGGACAAGCGATATCGGTTTTCATTTCCTTGAATATGAGCTAGGGGGCACACCGTGGGAATTGCCCGAGCGATACTGGGAACTCTCGCCAATCCGCTATGTCCAAGACATGGAAACCCCGCTCCTGATCATCCACTCTGAGCAGGATTATCGTTGTCCAATTGAGCAAGCTGAGCAACTCTACATTGCTCTGAAGCGCTTCGGTCGAACTGTTGAGTTTGTCCGCTTCCCGAATGAGAGCCATGGCTTAACGCGCTCGGGTAAGCCGCGGCACCGCGTCGAGCATATGGAGCATATTCTTCGCTGGTTTCAAACACATCTCGGTGCAAACTAG
- a CDS encoding metallophosphoesterase family protein encodes MPIRLLHFADLHLGIENHGSLDPKTGLSTRVQDFLATLDRLIDYAVTTPVDAVLFAGDAFKNRDPSPTLQRLFAERIRRLVEARIPTVLLVGNHDLPNAIHRATAIDIYQALAIPEIYVARTITTLNIAVANTRLQVVTLPWQPINQLLTHDDIRALSPLELERRFRDLVSQLVQAELEKLDPAYPAVLLGHLSLEGARLGIERNIMLGADIFFSTAELGLHAAPLDYVALGHIHAHQVISSYPPTVYAGSLERVDFGEENEEKGFVVIDIGDGPYPRAVSWTFHPVPARPFLTLRVELREDTADPTAAITRTITRHAERIAGAIVRVIVTGPSQQLRTIRLTDVRRQLLEHGASFVSAILREETRDQPRRLAISAKDAVDPATVLHRWLELQKSLPDNRRQAILERGKAIIAQVQQELLLQED; translated from the coding sequence GTGCCGATTCGCTTACTTCACTTCGCAGACCTGCATCTCGGGATTGAAAATCACGGCTCGCTTGATCCAAAAACTGGGCTCTCGACTCGCGTACAAGACTTTCTCGCAACACTGGACAGATTGATTGACTATGCCGTTACCACCCCAGTCGATGCGGTCCTTTTCGCTGGGGATGCATTCAAAAATCGTGACCCCAGCCCGACACTGCAACGGCTCTTCGCCGAGCGGATCCGACGGCTCGTCGAAGCGCGTATCCCCACCGTGCTGCTCGTTGGCAACCATGACTTACCGAATGCCATACACCGTGCTACAGCAATTGATATTTACCAGGCCTTGGCTATTCCGGAGATCTATGTTGCCCGCACCATTACAACGCTCAATATTGCTGTCGCAAACACCCGGCTGCAGGTCGTTACCTTACCTTGGCAGCCCATCAACCAGCTCCTCACACATGATGACATTCGGGCGCTGTCACCGCTTGAGTTGGAACGTCGCTTTCGGGATTTGGTATCCCAATTAGTACAGGCAGAACTAGAAAAACTCGATCCAGCGTACCCCGCGGTGTTGCTTGGGCATCTTAGTCTCGAAGGGGCACGATTGGGCATCGAGCGCAATATCATGCTCGGCGCTGATATCTTCTTTAGTACAGCAGAACTTGGTCTTCACGCCGCACCACTTGATTATGTCGCTCTTGGGCATATTCATGCCCACCAAGTTATCAGCAGTTATCCACCAACTGTGTATGCTGGCAGCCTTGAACGGGTTGATTTTGGTGAGGAAAATGAAGAAAAGGGCTTTGTGGTTATTGACATTGGCGATGGGCCGTACCCGCGCGCTGTCTCATGGACCTTCCATCCTGTTCCTGCGCGCCCGTTCCTCACACTGCGCGTTGAACTGCGAGAAGATACGGCTGATCCCACAGCAGCTATTACCCGGACAATTACGCGGCATGCCGAACGCATAGCGGGAGCGATCGTCCGCGTTATCGTTACTGGCCCATCGCAGCAGCTCCGCACAATTCGACTCACCGACGTCCGCCGCCAGCTCCTTGAACACGGTGCATCATTCGTGAGCGCCATTCTTCGCGAAGAAACACGCGACCAGCCGAGACGCCTCGCAATCTCCGCGAAGGACGCGGTTGATCCTGCCACAGTTCTGCATCGCTGGCTTGAATTACAAAAAAGCCTGCCAGACAATCGCCGGCAGGCTATTCTGGAGCGCGGAAAAGCCATTATCGCGCAAGTACAGCAGGAGCTTTTGCTACAAGAAGACTAG